A single window of Nicotiana sylvestris chromosome 5, ASM39365v2, whole genome shotgun sequence DNA harbors:
- the LOC138869228 gene encoding uncharacterized protein, translated as MAFRVSAPYNQTHQYESPAENKKPAKTSKPDEMARKMKSLEQNIKNIQGIGGHKSVSFSDLCMFPHIHFPPGFKTLKFEKYDGYDDPITHLKRYCNQLRGAGGKEELLMAYFGKSLIGVASEWFIDQDITHWHVWDDIAKAFIKQFQYNIDIAPYRNSLSNMKKKLTESFMEYAIKWREQASRVKPPMDNHELITVFLEAQEPDYFQNMMSAMGRPFAKAIKIGEMVENGLKTGRIVSRATLKATTQAIQNGSGSFANRKKRDEGSMMTSGSREVQRGASHPYVQVPQGQFSYPQHYYPPPIPQYSMGPPQYTVFNA; from the coding sequence ATGGCTTTCAGGGTCTCAGCTCCCTACAATCAGACTCATCAATACGAGTCACCAGCAGAAAATAAAAAGCCTGCAAAGACAAGTAAGCCGGATGAGATGGCCAGGAAAATGAAAAGTCTtgaacaaaacataaagaacatacAGGGAATAGGTGGTCACAAAAGTGTCTCGTTCAgtgatctatgtatgttccctcacATCCATTTTCCACcaggtttcaaaaccctaaaattcgAGAAGTATGATGGATACGACGACCCTATAACCCACTTGAAAAGATATTGCAACCAGCTGAGAGGTGCAGGTggaaaagaagaattgttgatggcatattttggaaaAAGTCTTATAGGGGTAGCCTCTGAGTGGTTCATTGACCAAGACATCACTCACtggcatgtctgggatgacataGCTAAGGCCTTCATCAAGCAATTCCAATACAATATTGATATTGCACCATATCGCAATTCCCTAtccaatatgaagaaaaagcTGACGGAAAGTTTTATGGAGTATGCCATcaagtggagggagcaagcgtccagagttaagccacccatggataatCATGAGTTGATCACTGTCTTTTTAGAGGCTCAAGAGCctgattattttcaaaatatgatgtccgcaatgggtagGCCTTTTGCcaaagcaatcaagataggggaAATGGTCGAAAATGGCCTAAAGACTGGCAGGATTGTAAGTCGGGCTACTCTCAAAGCCACCACCCAAGCGATCCAAAATGGGTCGGGAAGTTTTGCAAATAGGAAAAAGAGAGATGAAGGTTCTATGATGACTTCGGGATCTAGGGAAGTTCAAAGAGGGGCATCGCACCCTTATGTACAAGTTCCACAGGGGCAATTTAGCTAccctcaacattattatcctcCTCCAATTCCTCAATACTCAATGGGCCCACCACAGTATACAGTGTTTAATGCTTAA